The Cellulomonas fulva genome includes a window with the following:
- the galK gene encoding galactokinase, translating to MTTWAHAWDESTGQERARAAFAAAFGATPPAGVWSAPGRVNLIGEHTDYNGGLCLPVALAHRTFAAVRPRVDDAARMASSWDPTAVVHLALESVAPGTVDGWTAYVAGVAWSLREQGHRVGGFDVAVDSCVPVGAGLSSSAALECSVALALDELNGLGLEREVLTAAAVRAENEIAGAPTGGMDQAAALRTIPGHALLLDCRDLSVRHVPFAPEADGLALLVIDTRTEHALVDGQYAARRATCEDAAALLGVPTLRELTDVPGDAERALATLDDGSEGSDVRVRRVRHVLAEIQRVVEFVDLLDAGRLRETGPLLDASHASLRDDYEVSCLELDVAVEAARAAGALGARMTGGGFGGSAIALVEVDAVTAVADAVDAAFRERGLRAPSFVA from the coding sequence ATGACGACGTGGGCGCACGCCTGGGACGAGTCCACCGGCCAGGAGCGCGCGCGTGCCGCCTTCGCCGCGGCGTTCGGTGCGACGCCGCCCGCCGGCGTCTGGTCCGCTCCGGGCCGGGTGAACCTCATCGGTGAGCACACCGACTACAACGGCGGCCTGTGCCTGCCGGTGGCGCTCGCGCACCGGACCTTCGCGGCGGTGCGGCCGCGGGTGGACGACGCGGCGCGCATGGCCTCCTCGTGGGACCCCACCGCGGTGGTGCACCTCGCCCTGGAGAGCGTGGCGCCCGGCACCGTCGACGGCTGGACCGCGTACGTCGCCGGCGTCGCGTGGTCGCTGCGCGAGCAGGGGCACCGGGTCGGCGGCTTCGACGTCGCGGTCGACTCGTGCGTCCCCGTGGGCGCCGGCCTGTCGTCCTCCGCCGCGCTCGAGTGCTCGGTCGCCCTCGCGCTCGACGAGCTGAACGGCCTGGGCCTCGAGCGCGAGGTCCTGACCGCCGCCGCGGTACGGGCCGAGAACGAGATCGCCGGCGCACCCACGGGCGGGATGGACCAGGCCGCGGCGCTGCGCACGATCCCCGGGCACGCGCTGCTCCTGGACTGCCGCGACCTGTCGGTGCGGCACGTCCCGTTCGCGCCGGAGGCCGACGGGCTCGCGCTGCTGGTCATCGACACCCGCACCGAGCACGCTCTCGTCGACGGCCAGTACGCCGCACGCCGGGCGACCTGCGAGGACGCCGCCGCGCTCCTCGGCGTCCCGACCCTGCGGGAGCTGACCGACGTGCCCGGCGACGCCGAGCGCGCGCTCGCGACGCTCGACGACGGCAGCGAGGGCTCCGACGTGCGCGTGCGGCGCGTGCGGCACGTCCTGGCGGAGATCCAGCGGGTCGTCGAGTTCGTCGACCTGCTCGATGCGGGCCGTCTGCGCGAGACCGGACCGCTGCTCGACGCGTCGCACGCCTCGCTGCGCGACGACTACGAGGTCTCGTGCCTCGAGCTCGACGTGGCGGTCGAGGCCGCCCGCGCGGCGGGCGCGCTCGGTGCCCGCATGACCGGCGGCGGCTTCGGCGGGTCGGCGATCGCCCTCGTCGAGGTGGACGCGGTCACCGCCGTGGCGGACGCCGTCGACGCGGCGTTCCGCGAGCGTGGACTGCGGGCGCCGAGCTTCGTGGCCTGA
- a CDS encoding ArsR/SmtB family transcription factor has protein sequence MQGDEDERLDRAFLALADPVRRGIVARLSRGPATVNELAEPHAISLQAVSRHIQVLEQAGLVTRTRDAQRRPVHLAPEALERLTAWIDRYRLVHERRFRSLDGLLAEDPTQEDPR, from the coding sequence GTGCAGGGCGACGAGGACGAGCGGCTCGACCGGGCGTTCCTCGCGCTGGCCGACCCGGTCCGTCGTGGCATCGTCGCCCGGCTGTCCCGCGGCCCCGCGACCGTCAACGAGCTCGCCGAGCCGCACGCCATCTCGCTGCAGGCGGTGTCCCGGCACATCCAGGTGCTGGAGCAGGCCGGGCTCGTCACCCGCACGCGCGACGCCCAGCGTCGGCCCGTGCACCTGGCCCCCGAGGCGCTCGAGCGCCTCACGGCGTGGATCGACCGCTACCGGCTGGTCCACGAGCGACGTTTCCGGTCCCTCGACGGGCTGCTCGCCGAGGACCCCACCCAGGAGGACCCGAGATGA
- a CDS encoding exodeoxyribonuclease III yields MLTIATVNVNGIRAAFRRGMAEWMAERRPDVLLLQEVRASDEILADHLSPDEWHLAHEASETKGRSGVAIASRLPMSAVRIGIGTGVPGDVGRWVEADLEVPQHDGAPPRTVTVVSAYIHSATAGAPSMDEKLAFLEAVTARMAQIAADGGFAVVAGDVNIAHREADIKNWKGNLKSAGFLPEERAYLDRWFDDVGWRDLGRELGGEGPGPFTWWSWRGKAFDNDAGWRIDYQIATPELADAAVRATVDRAATYDARFSDHAPLVVEYDV; encoded by the coding sequence TTGCTCACCATCGCCACCGTCAACGTCAACGGCATCCGCGCGGCCTTCCGCCGGGGCATGGCCGAGTGGATGGCGGAGCGTCGCCCGGACGTCCTGCTGCTGCAGGAGGTGCGCGCCTCCGACGAGATCCTGGCCGACCACCTGTCGCCCGACGAGTGGCACCTGGCGCACGAGGCCAGCGAGACCAAGGGGCGCTCGGGGGTCGCGATCGCCTCACGCCTGCCGATGTCGGCGGTCCGGATCGGGATCGGCACGGGCGTGCCGGGCGACGTCGGGCGGTGGGTCGAGGCCGATCTCGAGGTCCCGCAGCACGACGGTGCGCCGCCGCGGACCGTCACCGTGGTCTCGGCGTACATCCACTCCGCCACGGCCGGTGCACCCTCGATGGACGAGAAGCTCGCGTTCCTCGAGGCGGTCACCGCGCGGATGGCACAGATCGCGGCGGACGGCGGCTTCGCGGTCGTCGCGGGCGACGTGAACATCGCCCACCGCGAGGCGGACATCAAGAACTGGAAGGGCAACCTCAAGAGCGCGGGCTTCCTCCCGGAGGAGCGGGCGTACCTCGACCGGTGGTTCGACGACGTGGGCTGGCGCGACCTCGGGCGCGAGCTCGGGGGAGAGGGCCCGGGGCCGTTCACCTGGTGGTCGTGGCGGGGCAAGGCCTTCGACAACGACGCGGGCTGGCGCATCGACTACCAGATCGCGACGCCCGAGCTCGCGGACGCCGCGGTCCGCGCGACCGTCGACCGCGCGGCGACCTACGACGCGCGCTTCTCCGACCACGCGCCCCTCGTCGTCGAGTACGACGTGTGA
- a CDS encoding ArsR/SmtB family transcription factor — translation MGTDEHATDEVRSSDGSAPPSAAADAVRPVAPEVPADPDADARALASTLRMRILRLCLDESLTNREIAQRLGRNPATVLHHVRTLADRGFLAAEPVRRGARGSREVPYRATRKSWRSPAPVGQARILVDAFLEELALVDDLDETPMVRLGLRLDKAGHDELVGRLFEIFHEYAARPSDPDGAPYSLFFSLHEDVQRRPPGSRPGVSEDA, via the coding sequence GTGGGCACCGACGAGCACGCGACCGACGAGGTTCGCTCGAGCGACGGCTCGGCGCCGCCGTCGGCCGCGGCGGATGCTGTGCGACCCGTGGCGCCCGAGGTGCCGGCCGACCCGGACGCCGACGCCCGCGCGCTCGCCTCGACCCTCCGGATGCGGATCCTGCGGCTCTGCCTCGACGAGTCGCTCACCAACCGCGAGATCGCGCAGCGGCTCGGTCGCAACCCCGCGACGGTGCTGCACCACGTGCGCACGCTGGCGGACCGTGGCTTCCTGGCGGCCGAGCCGGTGCGGCGCGGCGCTCGGGGCTCACGCGAGGTGCCCTACCGGGCCACCCGCAAGTCCTGGCGGTCGCCCGCGCCCGTCGGGCAGGCGCGCATCCTCGTCGACGCGTTCCTCGAGGAGCTCGCGCTGGTCGACGACCTCGACGAGACGCCGATGGTGCGGCTCGGTCTGCGGCTGGACAAGGCGGGGCACGACGAGCTGGTCGGCCGGCTCTTCGAGATCTTCCACGAGTACGCCGCGCGCCCGTCGGACCCGGACGGCGCTCCCTACTCGCTGTTCTTCTCGCTGCACGAGGACGTCCAGCGCCGCCCGCCCGGGTCCCGCCCGGGCGTCAGCGAGGACGCCTGA
- a CDS encoding MarR family winged helix-turn-helix transcriptional regulator → MPPSPASRPDRLDLVQAAWRRERPDLDPSPQGVIGRLHRVAGHLTEELVAVYRAHGLSEGDFDVLATLRRAGAPYERTAGDLAAHTLVTSGGMTKRIDRLEAAGLVRRRVSDEDARGRVVALTDAGRDVIDAAFTDHLANEHRLLAELDPADVVVLEGVLTRWLARLEEPPTSA, encoded by the coding sequence GTGCCCCCGTCGCCCGCGTCACGTCCCGACCGCCTCGACCTGGTGCAGGCCGCGTGGCGGCGCGAGCGTCCCGATCTCGACCCGAGCCCGCAGGGCGTGATCGGACGGCTGCACCGCGTGGCGGGGCACCTCACCGAGGAGCTGGTCGCCGTGTACCGGGCGCACGGGCTCAGCGAGGGGGACTTCGACGTCCTGGCGACGCTGCGCCGTGCCGGCGCGCCCTACGAGCGCACCGCCGGCGACCTCGCGGCCCACACGCTCGTCACGTCGGGCGGCATGACCAAGCGGATCGACCGGCTGGAGGCGGCGGGCCTGGTCCGCCGCCGGGTGTCCGACGAGGACGCCCGCGGCCGGGTCGTCGCGCTCACCGACGCGGGGCGGGACGTGATCGACGCGGCGTTCACGGACCACCTCGCCAACGAGCACCGCCTGCTCGCCGAGCTCGACCCCGCCGACGTCGTCGTGCTCGAGGGCGTCCTGACCCGGTGGCTCGCGCGCCTGGAGGAGCCGCCGACGAGCGCGTGA
- a CDS encoding bifunctional methylenetetrahydrofolate dehydrogenase/methenyltetrahydrofolate cyclohydrolase codes for MTAQILDGTAAAATIKAELTERVTALAARGVTPGLGTLLVGDDPGSRWYVAGKHRDCAEVGIASIQEELPADATQEDIEAAVRRLNENPACTGFIVQLPLPRGIDTHRVLELIDPDKDADGLHPTNLGRLVLRVNEPVTSPLPCTPRGIIELIERHGVSLSGADVVVVGRGVTVGRSIGLLLTRRAVNATVTLTHTGTDDLAEHTRHADVVVAAAGVPGIVTADIVKPGAVVVDVGVSRAVDPETGKSRVVGDVDPGVREVAAWVSPNPGGVGPMTRAMLLSNVVDAAERLAG; via the coding sequence ATGACGGCACAGATCCTCGACGGCACCGCCGCCGCGGCGACCATCAAGGCCGAGCTGACCGAGCGCGTCACGGCGCTCGCGGCGCGCGGCGTCACGCCCGGGCTGGGCACGCTGCTCGTCGGCGACGACCCGGGCTCGCGGTGGTACGTCGCGGGCAAGCACCGCGACTGCGCCGAGGTCGGCATCGCCTCCATCCAGGAGGAGCTGCCCGCCGACGCGACGCAGGAGGACATCGAGGCCGCCGTGCGGCGGCTCAACGAGAACCCCGCCTGCACGGGCTTCATCGTGCAGCTGCCCCTGCCGCGGGGCATCGACACGCACCGCGTGCTCGAGCTCATCGACCCGGACAAGGACGCGGACGGGCTGCACCCGACGAACCTCGGGCGCCTGGTCCTGCGCGTCAACGAGCCGGTTACCAGCCCGCTGCCCTGCACCCCGCGCGGGATCATCGAGCTCATCGAGCGGCACGGCGTCTCGCTCTCGGGGGCGGACGTGGTCGTCGTCGGGCGGGGCGTCACCGTGGGACGGTCGATCGGCCTGCTCCTCACGCGGCGCGCGGTCAACGCGACCGTCACGCTGACCCACACCGGGACCGACGACCTCGCCGAGCACACCCGGCACGCCGACGTCGTCGTGGCGGCGGCCGGCGTCCCGGGCATCGTGACGGCCGACATCGTCAAGCCCGGCGCGGTCGTCGTCGACGTGGGCGTGTCCCGCGCCGTCGACCCGGAGACAGGCAAGAGCCGCGTCGTCGGCGACGTCGACCCGGGCGTGCGCGAGGTCGCGGCCTGGGTGTCGCCCAACCCGGGCGGCGTCGGGCCCATGACGCGCGCGATGCTGCTCAGCAACGTCGTCGACGCCGCGGAGCGTCTCGCGGGCTGA
- a CDS encoding DeoR/GlpR family DNA-binding transcription regulator, whose protein sequence is MLATQRQELILTAVRERGAARVADLVAELGVSDMTVRRDIAELAQAGLVRRVHGGAVAPEGTRAADEPGFEVKTEQAGPQKAAVARAAHAELEPGQAIALSAGSTTYRLAELVAADPELRPLTVVTNGLRIAEALHRAVRGAEIEVVLTGGVRTPSDALVGPVADAALARLRVDRTYLGVHGLDEAGLTTPNLAEAATDRALMTCAAATTVLADHTKWGVVGLAQIAPLDEVDVVLMDDAAPPQARRHLAERLVTVPQDVPPNPTGGGAGPAREKADPA, encoded by the coding sequence GTGTTGGCGACCCAGCGGCAGGAGCTGATCCTGACGGCCGTGCGCGAGCGCGGCGCCGCGCGCGTCGCGGACCTCGTCGCCGAGCTCGGCGTCTCGGACATGACCGTGCGGCGGGACATCGCCGAGCTCGCGCAGGCGGGGCTCGTGCGGCGCGTCCACGGCGGCGCGGTCGCCCCCGAGGGCACGCGGGCCGCCGACGAGCCGGGCTTCGAGGTCAAGACCGAGCAGGCCGGGCCGCAGAAGGCGGCCGTCGCGCGGGCCGCTCACGCCGAGCTCGAGCCCGGTCAGGCGATCGCGCTCTCCGCGGGCTCCACCACCTACCGGCTGGCCGAGCTCGTCGCCGCGGACCCCGAGCTGCGGCCGCTCACGGTCGTGACCAACGGCCTGCGCATCGCCGAGGCGCTGCACCGGGCCGTGCGCGGCGCGGAGATCGAGGTCGTGCTCACCGGCGGCGTGCGGACGCCGTCGGACGCGCTCGTCGGGCCCGTCGCGGACGCCGCGCTCGCGCGCCTCCGCGTCGACCGCACCTACCTCGGCGTGCACGGTCTCGACGAGGCCGGGCTCACCACCCCGAACCTCGCGGAGGCCGCCACCGACCGCGCGCTCATGACGTGCGCGGCCGCGACCACCGTCCTCGCCGACCACACCAAGTGGGGCGTCGTGGGGCTCGCGCAGATCGCGCCGCTCGACGAGGTCGACGTGGTCCTGATGGACGACGCGGCACCCCCGCAGGCTCGTCGTCACCTCGCGGAGCGCCTGGTGACCGTTCCCCAGGACGTGCCCCCGAACCCGACCGGCGGCGGCGCCGGACCCGCCCGAGAGAAGGCCGACCCGGCATGA
- a CDS encoding MFS transporter: MPARRSLIHHRDFRWLWAGDAMGQLGAQLTGLALPVYAVQHLRATEWQMGVLNAAETAAFLVIGLPAGAWVDRMRKRRILVVADLVRAAVLAVVVAAAATDHASIPLLVVAATVISVANVFFDVSHQSYVPGLVGLEHVVEGNSKLQATQSVALVAAPAIGGALLRVIAAPALIAVTVVTYLLSAFGVGRIRHREEPPSPDSRRPLRTEIAEGLRFVVHQPLLRRIVATTSISNFAGSISGAVLVIYALRTLGLDTAAYGTVVSASAVGGLAGAFTADRLSRWVGEARVIPIATIACIPAAVLLPLATSLAVTPQVVLVVSGVVLNFAVIVYNVAQVSFRQRLCPPALLGRMNASVRFIVWGVMPLGGLLGGWLGHQIGVAATLWVAAAVTALAALPVVLSPMLGMRDLPTPDAAAPPVTPAPEDPPA, translated from the coding sequence GTGCCCGCGAGGCGCTCGCTCATCCACCACCGCGACTTCCGGTGGCTGTGGGCGGGCGACGCGATGGGGCAGCTCGGCGCGCAGCTCACCGGGCTCGCCCTGCCGGTCTACGCCGTCCAGCACCTGCGGGCGACCGAGTGGCAGATGGGTGTGCTGAACGCCGCCGAGACCGCCGCGTTCCTGGTCATCGGCCTGCCGGCGGGCGCGTGGGTGGACCGCATGCGCAAGCGCCGCATCCTCGTCGTCGCCGACCTGGTGCGGGCCGCGGTCCTGGCCGTCGTCGTCGCGGCCGCCGCCACGGACCACGCGTCGATCCCGCTGCTCGTCGTGGCGGCCACCGTCATCAGCGTCGCGAACGTGTTCTTCGACGTCTCCCACCAGAGCTACGTGCCCGGTCTGGTCGGGCTCGAGCACGTCGTCGAGGGCAACTCCAAGCTGCAGGCGACGCAGTCGGTCGCGCTCGTCGCGGCGCCCGCGATCGGCGGCGCGCTGCTGCGCGTGATCGCCGCGCCCGCGCTGATCGCGGTCACGGTCGTCACCTACCTGCTCTCGGCGTTCGGGGTCGGCCGCATCCGGCACCGCGAGGAGCCGCCGTCGCCCGACTCCCGCCGGCCGCTGCGCACCGAGATCGCCGAGGGCCTGCGGTTCGTGGTGCACCAGCCGCTGCTGCGCCGGATCGTCGCGACGACCTCGATCTCGAACTTCGCCGGCTCGATCTCCGGCGCCGTCCTGGTGATCTACGCGCTGCGCACGCTCGGCCTCGACACCGCCGCGTACGGCACGGTGGTGTCCGCGTCGGCGGTCGGCGGGCTGGCCGGCGCGTTCACGGCCGACCGGCTGAGCCGCTGGGTGGGCGAGGCACGCGTCATCCCGATCGCGACGATCGCCTGCATCCCCGCCGCCGTCCTCCTGCCGCTCGCGACGAGCCTGGCCGTGACGCCGCAGGTCGTGCTCGTCGTCAGCGGCGTGGTGCTCAACTTCGCCGTGATCGTCTACAACGTCGCGCAGGTGAGCTTCCGGCAGCGGCTCTGCCCGCCCGCGCTGCTCGGCCGGATGAACGCCTCGGTGCGGTTCATCGTGTGGGGCGTCATGCCGCTCGGCGGTCTGCTCGGCGGCTGGCTCGGGCACCAGATCGGCGTCGCCGCGACCCTGTGGGTGGCGGCGGCGGTCACCGCCCTGGCGGCGCTGCCCGTGGTCCTCTCACCGATGCTGGGCATGCGCGACCTGCCCACGCCCGACGCCGCGGCTCCACCGGTCACGCCGGCGCCCGAGGACCCGCCCGCCTGA
- a CDS encoding DMT family transporter, with the protein MEGNLRWMLVTAVAPITWGASYYVTRHLLPADSPLWGSALRALPAGLLLLLVARRLPRGSWWWRSLVLGTLNMGAFFVLVYVAAQLLPTSVAATVMATSPLVMMLIAWALLAQRPTVPAVTGGALGLAGVAAMVLTGAGALDVGGLVASVTAMLMSSLGFVLAQRWRDDEVDVVSSTAWQLVAGGLTLLVAAAVVEGAPPRLDGPAWAGLAFLSLAATALAYLAWFGGLRHLPAGTVGLVGLLNPVTGLALGLVVGGEHLTPLQALGALVVLAGVALGHPALSRPRPTPATPTPTAPPPHHATSSSSAGRENAVPARVLARD; encoded by the coding sequence ATGGAAGGAAATCTGCGCTGGATGCTCGTCACGGCCGTCGCCCCGATCACCTGGGGCGCGAGCTACTACGTCACGCGGCACCTGCTCCCCGCGGACTCGCCCCTGTGGGGCTCGGCCCTGCGCGCGCTGCCCGCCGGCCTGCTCCTGCTGCTGGTGGCGCGACGCCTGCCGCGCGGCTCCTGGTGGTGGCGCAGCCTGGTGCTCGGCACGCTCAACATGGGTGCGTTCTTCGTGCTCGTGTACGTGGCCGCGCAGCTCCTCCCGACGAGCGTCGCCGCCACCGTGATGGCCACGTCCCCGCTCGTCATGATGCTGATCGCCTGGGCGCTGCTCGCCCAGCGGCCCACCGTCCCCGCGGTCACGGGCGGCGCGCTCGGGCTCGCCGGGGTCGCCGCGATGGTGCTCACCGGCGCGGGCGCGCTCGACGTCGGGGGCCTCGTCGCCTCGGTGACCGCCATGCTCATGTCGAGCCTGGGCTTCGTGCTCGCGCAGCGCTGGCGGGACGACGAGGTGGACGTCGTGTCGTCGACGGCCTGGCAGCTCGTCGCCGGCGGGCTGACGCTCCTCGTCGCGGCCGCCGTCGTGGAGGGCGCTCCCCCGCGCCTCGACGGACCGGCCTGGGCGGGTCTCGCCTTCCTCTCGCTCGCCGCGACCGCGCTCGCCTACCTCGCCTGGTTCGGCGGGCTGCGCCACCTGCCCGCCGGCACCGTCGGGCTCGTCGGGCTGCTGAACCCGGTCACCGGGCTGGCGCTCGGGCTCGTGGTGGGCGGCGAGCACCTCACGCCGCTGCAGGCGCTCGGCGCGCTCGTCGTGCTGGCAGGCGTAGCCCTGGGCCACCCCGCCCTCTCCCGCCCCCGCCCCACCCCCGCCACCCCCACCCCCACCGCCCCACCCCCTCACCACGCCACGTCGAGCTCGTCAGCGGGGCGCGAGAACGCGGTTCCGGCGCGCGTTCTCGCCCGGGACTGA
- the glyA gene encoding serine hydroxymethyltransferase: MSDNVLDQNLADLDPEIAAVLDGELARQQGTLEMIASENFVPLAVLQAQGSVLTNKYAEGYPGRRYYGGCEQVDIAENIAIERAKELFGAQFANVQPHSGATANAAVLHALARPGDTILGLALDQGGHLTHGMKINFSGRLYDVVAYGVDESTSLVDMAEVRRLAVEHQPKVIIAGWSAYPRQLDFAAFREIADEVGAYLWVDMAHFAGLVAAGVHPSPVPHAHVVSSTVHKTIGGPRSGFILTNDADIAKKINSAVFPGQQGGPLMHVIAAKAVAFKVAGTPEFRDRQERTVRGARIVAERLATADVAAAGITVRSGGTDVHLVLVDLRDAAIDGKQAEDLLHASGITVNRNAVPNDPRPPMVTSGLRIGTPALATRGFGDAEFTEVADIIASALVGGEATDVAALQARVAKLTEAFPLYPGLKQY; this comes from the coding sequence ATGAGCGACAACGTGCTGGACCAGAACCTCGCCGACCTCGACCCGGAGATCGCCGCCGTCCTCGACGGCGAGCTCGCGCGCCAGCAGGGCACGCTCGAGATGATCGCGAGCGAGAACTTCGTCCCCCTGGCCGTCCTGCAGGCGCAGGGCTCGGTCCTCACCAACAAGTACGCCGAGGGCTACCCGGGCCGGCGCTACTACGGCGGCTGCGAGCAGGTCGACATCGCCGAGAACATCGCGATCGAGCGCGCCAAGGAGCTGTTCGGCGCGCAGTTCGCCAACGTCCAGCCGCACTCCGGCGCGACCGCCAACGCCGCCGTGCTGCACGCGCTGGCGCGCCCCGGCGACACGATCCTGGGCCTCGCGCTGGACCAGGGCGGCCACCTGACGCACGGCATGAAGATCAACTTCTCGGGCCGGCTGTACGACGTGGTGGCCTACGGCGTCGACGAGTCGACGTCGCTGGTCGACATGGCCGAGGTGCGCCGGCTCGCGGTCGAGCACCAGCCCAAGGTGATCATCGCCGGCTGGTCCGCCTACCCGCGCCAGCTCGACTTCGCGGCGTTCCGCGAGATCGCCGACGAGGTCGGCGCGTACCTGTGGGTCGACATGGCGCACTTCGCGGGCCTCGTGGCCGCCGGCGTGCACCCGTCCCCGGTGCCGCACGCCCACGTGGTGTCCTCCACGGTGCACAAGACCATCGGCGGCCCGCGCTCCGGCTTCATCCTCACCAACGACGCGGACATCGCGAAGAAGATCAACTCCGCCGTCTTCCCGGGCCAGCAGGGCGGCCCGCTGATGCACGTGATCGCCGCCAAGGCCGTCGCGTTCAAGGTCGCCGGCACGCCGGAGTTCCGGGACCGGCAGGAGCGGACCGTGCGCGGTGCGCGGATCGTCGCCGAGCGCCTGGCCACCGCCGACGTCGCCGCCGCGGGCATCACCGTCCGCTCGGGCGGCACCGACGTGCACCTGGTGCTCGTCGACCTGCGGGACGCCGCGATCGACGGCAAGCAGGCGGAGGACCTCCTGCACGCCTCGGGCATCACGGTGAACCGCAACGCGGTCCCCAACGACCCGCGTCCGCCGATGGTCACGTCCGGCCTGCGCATCGGCACGCCCGCGCTCGCGACGCGCGGCTTCGGCGACGCCGAGTTCACCGAGGTGGCGGACATCATCGCGAGCGCGCTCGTCGGCGGCGAGGCCACGGACGTCGCGGCGCTGCAGGCGCGGGTGGCGAAGCTGACCGAGGCGTTCCCGCTGTACCCCGGCCTGAAGCAGTACTGA
- the galT gene encoding galactose-1-phosphate uridylyltransferase, with protein sequence MTDTTAHVRVTPTHLADGRELFYFDDSEPYVSGAATRRLDDPRPLPDRFAPDEQGRPVTGPELRRDPLTGEWIAMAAHRMNRTFLPPADANPLAPAKPRATYQDGEIPAEDYDVVVFENRFPSLMRVPGATDEVALLDDEPLWQTRPAAGRCEVVCFSSDPSASLRTVTPHRMRTIIEAWAHRTEALNATEGIEQVFAFENRGKEIGVTLHHPHGQIYALPYLAPRTATMLEAARAHRAATGRLLGRDVLEAELRHGARVVLESEHWVAYVPFAARWPVEVHLVPRRDVPDLPALSDDERADLATTYLELLRRLDLFFVDDETAIPLPYISGWHQAPARQGRDDWRLSLQLFSVLRAPGKLKYLAGVESGVAAWVSDTTPERIANRLKELA encoded by the coding sequence ATGACCGACACCACCGCCCACGTGCGCGTGACGCCCACGCACCTTGCAGACGGCCGCGAGCTGTTCTACTTCGACGACTCCGAGCCCTACGTGTCCGGCGCGGCCACGCGCCGCCTCGACGACCCCCGCCCGCTGCCGGACCGGTTCGCGCCCGACGAGCAGGGTCGGCCGGTCACCGGCCCGGAGCTGCGGCGGGACCCGCTCACGGGCGAGTGGATCGCGATGGCCGCGCACCGCATGAACCGCACGTTCCTGCCGCCTGCGGACGCCAACCCGCTCGCGCCCGCCAAGCCCCGGGCGACGTACCAGGACGGCGAGATCCCGGCGGAGGACTACGACGTCGTCGTGTTCGAGAACCGCTTCCCGTCGCTCATGCGCGTCCCGGGCGCCACCGACGAGGTCGCGCTCCTGGACGACGAGCCGCTGTGGCAGACGCGGCCCGCCGCGGGCCGCTGCGAGGTCGTGTGCTTCTCGTCGGACCCGAGCGCGTCCTTGCGCACGGTGACGCCCCACCGCATGCGCACGATCATCGAGGCGTGGGCGCACCGGACCGAGGCCCTCAACGCGACAGAGGGGATCGAGCAGGTCTTCGCGTTCGAGAACCGCGGCAAGGAGATCGGGGTCACGCTGCACCACCCGCACGGCCAGATCTACGCGCTGCCGTACCTGGCGCCGCGGACCGCGACCATGCTCGAGGCGGCGCGTGCGCACCGCGCCGCCACGGGCCGCCTGCTCGGTCGCGACGTGCTCGAGGCCGAGCTCCGGCACGGGGCGCGCGTGGTCCTCGAGTCGGAGCACTGGGTCGCGTACGTGCCGTTCGCCGCCCGCTGGCCCGTCGAGGTGCACCTGGTGCCGCGCCGGGACGTGCCGGACCTCCCGGCCCTGTCCGACGACGAGCGCGCCGACCTGGCGACCACCTACCTCGAGCTGCTGCGTCGGCTGGACCTCTTCTTCGTCGACGACGAGACCGCGATCCCGCTGCCGTACATCTCCGGCTGGCACCAGGCGCCCGCGCGCCAGGGCCGTGACGACTGGCGGCTGTCGCTGCAGCTCTTCTCGGTGCTGCGCGCCCCGGGGAAGCTGAAGTACCTCGCCGGCGTGGAGTCCGGCGTCGCCGCGTGGGTCTCGGACACGACGCCCGAGCGCATCGCGAACCGGTTGAAGGAGCTCGCATGA